Part of the Candidatus Acidiferrales bacterium genome, ACCCGCCTGCCATACAGCTATGGCAATAAGTGATTGATAACACAATGCTTGTACTATGGAGGAAAACAGCATCCCTACCGCGGGTGTAAAAACTGCGTACCGGAACCACTCCCCAATGCAGGAGCCGGAGTAAGCTGCTGGGCTGCCAGCCAGGTTTTCACCCTCTTTCCGGAACCTTGAGGCTGCCCGCTCATGTTCGACGTCATCCACGGCAACCCCTGCACCGAGCTCCTTCCCTGGTTGCCGGCGAACACCGCCAGGTAACACGCGTCAACGATATTGATTGGCCGCCATCGGACGTACGCTGGCGCAAGACCAAGCCCCCAACATTTCCGAGAGCAAAAGGTTGCCCTACTATCTGAAGCCCAAACAACCCGGAGTGGGAATGGGGCAGCGAGTCTCAAGTTAGCGGGCACGGCACGAGTTTCATGCGCGGCCGGAGATTTTCGGCTAGAATGAGCCCTGCCCCGATCTAATCGGGGCATGACACCGAGGGTCTTCACCGGATGAATCGTGCGCAAACGAAGATTTTGATTGCCGAGGACGAAGAAAACGCGCGGGAGGGGCTGGCTGCGCTGATTTCGCAGTGGGGCTATGCGCCCATGTCGGCGGCCGACGGTCTGGACGCGCTCCAGAAATACGAGGAATCTTCGCCGGCCGTCATCATCGCCGACTACCAGATGCCGCGGCTCGACGGTTTGGAATTGCTCCGCCGCCTGGTGGACGACCTCCATCACAAGGTTGAAGTCATTGTTCTGACCGGACACGGGACGGAGGATCTCGAACTGGAGGCGATCGAGCGGGGAGCCTTTTACTACGTTGAGAAGCCGCTGGAACGCTTTCAACAGGTAAAACTCCGCACGTTAGTTGATCGTGCCGTCGAGGGTCTTCGCAACCGGCAGGTCATCGAGTTGCAGACGATCGAGCTGCGCGATGCCGGCAAACTCGGCAAGATGGTCGGCCATTCGAAATGCATGCAGGAGATTCTGGGGCTTATCCACATCATTGCCCCCTCCACCGCCTCCGTCCTCATCACCGGCGAGAGCGGCACCGGCAAAGAGCTGGTGGCTCGCACCCTCCACGAACTGAGCCCCCGGCACGACAAGCCGTTTGTCGCCATCAACTGCGCCGCCGTGCCGGAAACGCTGATTGAAAGTGAAATCTTTGGCCACGAAAAGGGCGCGTTCACCGGCGCCACCGAGCGCCGCGTCGGTTGCTTCGAGTTGGCTCAAGAGGGCACCCTGCTGCTGGATGAGATCGCTGAAATGCCCATTGCCACCCAGGCCAAGCTGCTGCGCGTTCTTGAAGACAACAAGATCCGCCCTCTCGGCAGCAAGACGGAGAGGCATGTCAACGTTCGCGTGCTGGCAGCAACGAACAAAGAGCCGGACCAGGCAGTGAGAAGCGGCCATCTGCGGCAGGATCTCTTTTACCGGCTAAACGTGATCCGGGTTCACGTTCCGCCCCTGCGGGAACACAAGGAAGACCTCCCCGACCTGATTGAGCACCTCATCCGCCAGCTCAACCAGAAACACAATCACCAGGTCCGCGGCGTAGCCACTGACGTGGCCGATCTTTTTCGAAGCTACAACTGGCCCGGCAACATCCGTGAAGTGCGCAATGTGCTCGAGCGGGCCGTGGTCGTCTGCAAGCCCGGTGAGGGGCTCATCACCCGAAATCATCTCCCGCCCGACTTTTGTCGTCCGCAGCGCCCGGGCGCAGGCGACCTGGAACAGCTTCGCTTTCCACCCGGCACCACCGTCGAGCAGGCCGAGCGCGCCCTGATCTACCAGACCCTCTCCACAACCAATAACAACAAGACCCGCGCCGCCGAACTGCTCGGCATCAGTCTCAAAACCCTTCACAATAAGTTGAAGGAATATGAGAGCCAGTCTCAAAACTGAGTTCACCCTGGCCGCCTCGCTGCTCGTCCTGGCTATCGCGGCCGTGCTATCGGCGCTCTGGGCGCGGAATCTCACCCAGACGCTCGTGCGGCAGACGCATGAGCGCGCTCAGTTGGTGGCGCAGCAGGTTTTTGACCAGGCAAGACTGGCCTTGCACTCCTCCCCGGAACGCCCGCGCTCGACTGAGCCGGAGGAGATGCGTCGCTATTTGCGCGCGGTTTTTGAAAACGACGCGGGCATGCAGGCAGCGCTGACATCCAGCGTGGACTACTGGAAGGCGCTGGATGAGATTGCCATTTGCGACTCCGCCGGCGTGGTGCTGGCTTCCAATTTGCCTGAAAAAGTGGGGCGAGTGGAACCACGGCGAACTGAATTCCGCGACATCGCCGAAGCCGGTTGGCTGACCCAGGCGCGCGCGATCTACCAGCGGGGAACTTTCTTTCAGGTTACTTACCCCCTCACCCTGAACCGCCAGCCCTTCGGCGAAATCCGTGTCGGGCTTTCCGGGACATTCCTCAACAGCCAACTGATCCCGCAACTCCAAACCACGCTGGGCTGGGCGCTGGTGGCGGTTTTGGCAGCGACGCTGGTTTCGAGCGTTGGCAGCCGCCTGGCCCTGGCCCCACTCGCTCGCATCAGCCAGCAGCTCGACGGCATGAGCCGCGGCGAGTTTCAAACGCTCCGCCTGGACCGCACCGACGAATTGGGCCAGGTCTCTTCCCAGATTGATCGGCTGGGACAAGAGCTCAGCACTTACCGCACCGGCTACCGTTCCCTCAAGGACAACGTGGATCAAATCATGACTGGGTTGCAGGAAGGCTTGATGCTTTTTTCGCGCGATGGCCGCGCCATCATGGTCAGCCCATCAGTGGAGAAATTTCTGGGGGTCAAGCCGGAAGCTCTGCTGCGAAGGTCGATTCAGGAAATTTTTCCGCAAGGATCTTCGGTAGCCCGGGCGCTCGGTCTGCCCCAGCCCGATTTGAGCCCAGTGGAAAACCTGGAGGTCGAGCTGGAGGGCAACCCGCCGCACCGCGCTGCATTGTCGGTGCAGATCATTGCCGAGCGTGGAGAAAAACTGGGCGCACTGGTGACGCTCCGGGATCTGGAATCCATCGAGCGGCTCGGCTCGCAATTTGAAATCACCGAACGCCTGGCCGCCATCAGCCGGGTGACCGCCGGCGTGGCCCACGAGGTCAAAAACCCACTCAACGCCATGTCGCTTCACCTCGGCCAGCTTCGCCGCAAGCTGCCTCCCGACGGCAATACCGCCCAACATCTACAGGTGCTCGAGAACGAGATCAGCCGGCTCAACCGCGCTGTCGATACTTTCCGAAATTTCACCCGGCCGGTCGAGCTTCACCTGGTGGATACCGACCTCCACGGGCTGGTCATGGAAGTTTTTGCGCTGGCGCGTCCGCAGGCCGAGGCGGGGCGGATCTCCATCGCCGTAGAACAACCACAGTCACTGCCGTTGGTGCGCGTGGACCGAGACCTGCTCAAGCAGGCCTTGCTCAATCTGGTGCTCAACGGGTGCCAGGCCATGCCCGGCGGCGGCACACTCACCATTAGCTTGCGCCGGGACGACCACCATGTCGAAATCCTTGTGAAAGACACCGGTGCAGGCATTCCTCCGGAAGATCGAAAGAAAATTTTCCAGCTCTTTTTCAGCACCAAACCGGGCGGGAGCGGCATCGGCCTAGCCAACACCTTTCGCGTCGTCCAACTTCACAATGGCTCCATCGATTTTAATTCCGAGGTAGGCCGCGGCACCACCTTCCGCCTTCGCCTGCCCCCGCGGTGAAGCGATGAAGCGCCCCAGCTCCAGTTTCGCGCTCGCTCTAATTGCCGCCGGCTTGATTGTTTTCTCGAGCCCCGGCTGTCATCGTCGGGCCAAAGCCCAGCCACCCTCCCCCGCACCACCACCGATTGCCGTCCATGTACCGCCGCCGACCGAACCCCCCAGACCTTCTGAGCCGGCGCCGGAGTTGGGCCCCAGCATCACCCCTCAGGAGAAGGCTCGAGCTGAGGAATCGGCCAATGACCTGATAAATCGCACGGAAAACAACCTGCGGAGGGCTTCCGGCAAAAGCCTGAACGCAACACAGAAAGACCTTCTGGAGCGCTCCAGTTCGTTTCTGAAGCAGGCTCGAACAGCGGCTCGAACTGGAGACTGGGCAAGAGCCTCAAACCTCGCTCAGAAGGCTTTCTTGCTCTCAGAAGATCTCTCGCGCTCCCTCCCTTAAGCCAGTAGAAATTCTTCTCGCCAGCAGTAAAAGTTGCGTCTCGCTTCGGGACAGGCAGCGCAGCCGCCGCGTGCTATCCTCGCGTTGCATTGAAAACACAATGGTTAGAGGTCATCATCCCCTCCCGCCTTCCTGTCCTTTCTGGAGAGCGGATTGCCCATATCCAGAGGGAGGGAAAGGGAAACGTTCGAGATGGCTCAGGTGACGCAAACAACTGGCATTCGGGAGAAGACGCAGGAGCGCTACTGGGAGGCGCCGCAGCTCGAGGACAAGATCGTGAGCGTGCCGCCGAAGTTGGTCTGTCCCTCTTGCCAGACCGAATCGCTCCCCCAGGCCTTCTTTTGCTATTACTGCGGCCGGCCGTTGCACGCCGAAAAGGCACAGTTTTTTGAAGCGCACACGAGATTGGTGCTGGGGCGCCGCGTCATGGCCTTCCTGATGGGCGCGCTAGCCTTTGTATTGGTCGCCTGGGCAGTGCCTTCGCTCGCCTCCGACTGGTTCATGGACTGGCAGCAGGCTCATTTCTGGAAGACGGAATGGCTGCTGGCATCCATCCTCACGCTGCTCGTTGCCGTCTTGATCGAGTTGCTGGAACTCCGCCGGCGCTGATCCCTCCCCTCTGGCACCCACCTCCGCAAACGCTTTCTCCCAAGCGAATGTTGTTCGCTGCCTGCTTCTCCTTTCCGCCTCTGTCCGCTATGATGAAGGACGAAGGTGACTCCCGACGTTCTCATCGTTGGTGGCGGCATCATCAGCGGCGCGGTTGCTTATGAGCTGGCCTGTGCTGGAGCAAAAGTTTTGATTCTGGAGCGCAGCCAGGCGGGCCGAGAAGCTTCCTGGGCAGCCGGCGGCATGCTGGCGCCTACTTCGGAAACTTTCCATGACCTTCCCCTTCTTCCCTTTGCGCTGGAGAGCATGCTTCTTTATCCGGATTTCCTGGCCCGGGTGCAGAACGACTCCCGCATCGAGGTGGACTACCGGACGGAGGGAACGCTCCTCATCGCCCTCAATGCCGCGGAAGCGGCCCGGCTCGAGCAGGCGGCCCGGATGCTTGCCTCTCAAAAGCTAGCCGGACAAATGCTGAGCGGCGAAGAAGCGCGGCAGCTTGAGCCGGCGCTGGCCCGGGAGGTCTGCTCCGCGCTCCTGCTTCCGAAAGACCACCAGGTGGACAATCGCCGACTTACGGAGGCCGTTTTCGTGGCCGCTCAAAAGCGTGGGGCTCGCTTGCGTGAGAGGGCAACGGTGGAAACCATCGTGGTTGAACATGGGCGCGCCGTGGCTGTGAAGACCGCTGGCGAGAGGGTCGCTGCCGCCAAGATTTTGGTCGCAGCCGGCTGCTGGTCGGCTACGCTGGGGCCCGAGTGCGCCAGGCTTGCGCCCACAAAGCCGATCCGTGGGCAGATGCTCGCTCTGAAGATGGCAAGACCTTGCCTCAGCCGGGTGATTCGCGGCGCTGTCTATCTGGTGCCGGGCAAGCATGGCCGCGTCGTGGTGGGAAGCACCGTCGAGGATGTAGGGTTTGATAAGAGCACCACTCCGGAAGCTCTATCCCGCTTGCGGGCGTCAGCGGAAGAAATCGTTCCCGGCTTGCGCGAAGCCGAAATCGCGGAATCCTGGGCGGGCCTTCGTCCGGATTCGCCGGACCACTTGCCCATTCTGGGTGCCTGCGACATCGAAAATCTTTTCCTTGCCACCGGCCACTACCGGAACGGCATTCTCCTTGCTCCAGCCACTGCCCGCGCCATGGTGGAGTTGATCCTGCGCGGAAGCAGCTCGATACCGATAGAAACGTTTTCTCCGCTGCGTTTCCGCTGAGCAGCCCTGTAGGGGCAGGCCTTCAGGCCGCCCCCAAATCGGGCCTTCTGGGTGAAGTCAGTAAGGGAAAGGAAAGCGCGACAGGGGCACGCGCGAGCGATCCTGGGTGCGGTCGCCGGGGGCGGGCAAGACGGAAGAGCGACCGGCATCGGTGAAATGAATCCGCGACCCATCGAGCACAATATCATGGTCCAGGACAACATCCACCGTCGTGCCGCGGGGCAACTGCACCTCCGGCCCGCGGGTTAACAACACGCCGAGGATCCCCACGGCCGCCCCCGCGCCGCTGCCAATCGCCGCGCCTTTGCCCACGCTTCCGGCGGCTGCGCCGGCAATGGAACCGATGCTCGCGCCGCCGAGCGTCGTCGTGGCGATGGTGCCCGCGTCCCGACCCTTTTCGCTATCGCCCTTCACCTTCCCCTCCGGGTCCACCTTTTCACCGCCGCCCGTGCCCGCCTGATTTACGTTGGCGGAAAGCGAAATGGTATAGCCGTTGGGCAAAATCAACTCATCAAAGCGAACCATCAGCTCGCCGCGGCCTTTTACCCGCCCGGGACGTTTGCTCTCAGTCACCTGGCCACGCACAAAGCTGCCCGCAGGGATGACAATGCGGTTCTCGATCGTCACCGGATAGAGCGTTTCAAAATAAATCGGGTCTCCCGGGCGCGCGGTTCGGGTCGTCACCGTGTTGACGAGCACCATCGGCAGCCGCGTCCCTGTAGGCACGGTGATCGTGGCCGGTGCCAGCGGCCTGGCCGCTTCAACCGCCTGAGTAGGTTCACCCGGCTCGACAGGAGCAACCGGCTGCTGCGCACAAACGGGAAAAGCCCCGCATAGAAGCATCGTCGGGAAAGCAAGAGTTCGCTTCATCGTGGTTCCTCCGACCGCCTACCCTGTCCGGATGCTCATTATACCCTCCGGGATGCCCTGCCGAATCATGTGAACTTCTCATCGCGAAAGCGCCAACAAAATTTGACACCGGGGACATTTCTCCATAGGCTGAGGAATCGCACCACAGGCAAAGGATTCATCCTGCTTGCCCTGCCTGCCCTGAGCGGAGTCGAAGGGATCCCGCTCTGCGGGAGAAGCGAACGATTCATCCTGAAGGAGTCCTCCATGGCGAACCTGGCACTCGTCTATGGCATGCGGCTGATCCCTGCCGAGGAGCTCGGCTCGGTTGAAGAAGCTACGTTCCACTTCAAAGATAGCCGCGAGGGGCGCATCAGCATGCACCTGATTCAAGGCAGCAAAGAACAAATTGAAAAACAGTTCCGCGCCTCGGTAGCAGCCTTTTTCGAGCTGTACCCGGAAATCTAGTTGCCATGACGCGCTACCTGAACCGCGCCCTGCTCGAGAACGAGACACCAGGCGCGGCCGACCTTATCCGGGATCAAAATCACGAAACCGACCGGCTGTTTGCCTATCACGAGGCGACCAAGCATAGCTATGTCTCCGTTCGCTCGAGCGCCCATTTTCTGGATTGGCGCAACCAGCCCGATCCATTTCGCGTTTATCACGGCGTCCCAACCATCCCTCTCGGATCACCCCAGCCACTGCCGGAGGTGGGAACCTTCGCCACCATTTCAAGCCTCGCCCAACCACGCACAATGACGCCGCCGATCACGTTGCAATTGCTGAATGCTCTTCTTCACCACTCGATGGCCATCAGCGCATGGAAGCAGGTGCCGGAAACCAACTTTCGCTACAGCCTGCGGGTCAACCCCTCATCAGGAAATCTGCATCCCACGGAAACGCATGTCGTTGTTGGCGCGAGCCCCGATTTTCCCTTGCCCCGAAACATCGGGGCGAAGGCTTCGGGAAGTGCGAACAGCGAGCTAGAGGAAGGTCTCTACCACTACCGCGTCCTCGACCACGCGCTCGAAAGGCGTTCCCGCGGCCCCTGGGCTGCCAAGCTGGCCGACGTTTGCAGCATCGAATGGCTCGCCGGAGCTCCTCTCATTGTCCTTCTAACTTCGATTCTTTGGCGAGAAGCATGGAAGTATCGCGACCGGGCCTATCGCTACTGCTGTCATGACCTGGGGCATGCGGCGATGTCGCTCCTCTGTGCGGCGCGAGCGCTGGGCCTCGGAGGGGTCTGGCTCAGCCATTTTCCCGATCTTGAGTTGGCTTGCGCTCTCGGCCTTGAGTCTTCTGACGAAGCGCCGATGGCCGTGCTGGTCTTTGGCGTGGAGCCGCGCTCAGCCGGAACGCCCCCGACCAATAAAACGCACGATTCTTTTGTCGAGCCGCCGGGCGGGGTTGCCAACGAGCTTTCCGACGAAGAGGTTCCCTACTATTTGCTTCTGGGCATGCATCGTTCCACCCTGTTGCCGCCGTCTGAGCCGCTGCCAGTGCCACCGGCCCTCTCTCCCTCTCGGGCGTCACCGGACAGCCTAAGCCTTGCGGAAACACCATCTCGAGATCTGCCCCTAGGCATGATTGCCCGCCGGCGTCGGTCGGCGCTCGATTTCGACCCGGAGACACAGCCCATGGAAGCTGCCGACCTCGGCGTTATCCTTCGTCACGCTACCGCTGATTTTCGCGCCGATTTCCGTGGGAATCTTTTCGGCGGAAAGGGCTCTGATCTAGTCCAGCTCTATCTCTATGTCCACCGCGTACGTGGGATTCTGAGCGGCGTCTATCGGTATCACGCCGCCGAGCCTGCCGCGGCGGGGCTTGAACCGATGCATCTCGGAGACGTCCAGCGGGCGGCTGCTTATCTCAGTTTGGAGCAGCCGCTCGCCGGTCATGCCTGCGTTGCCTTCTCTCTGGTTGCGGACCTCGAAGCCGCTGCCCGCGCTTTTGGAAACCGCGGCTACCGCTATGCGCATTTTGAAGCTGGCGCCATCGGCCAGCGACTCTATCTAGGCGCGGAGGCTACTGGCTGGAATTCAACCGGCATCGGGGCATTCTATGACGATGACGTTCACCGCTTTTTGAACCTGGAACCATCCGCCGGCCAGGTGATCTATCACTTTGCCATCGGCCGAGCGGTGCCCGACCCTCGCCTCACCGTGCCGGAAAACTAGCAAGCCTTTGGTGAACCTGCCGTTTCCCCGGAGCGTGGTCGAAAGGAATAACCTGGTGGTACCCCACTCACCGGGATGCGATTGTCCAATCCCATGCCATCGGAGTAAACTTACTGAAGGATTTGCGTACCGCGAGGGGACCGTGGAGTCCCTTACTCGCTAACTACATGCAGAGGATGCATAGCAGCACCGGGAACACGATCTGATGGAGGGCGATCCTTGAAGACCGCCTATCTGGATATCGAGACTAGTTACACCGGCCGATTAAGCTACCCACAGTTATGTGATGATCATAAAAACCACAAAATAACCGTAATTGGAGTACGCATTCTTGATGGCGGGAACGATTCCTTTGTTCAGCTTGTGGGAAAGGAAGCATACAAGGAGAAATTGATAAACGCACTGGGAGGGGTTGACCGTATTGTAACTTACAACGGGCGCTCTATTCCCGATACGGTGAAACATCACACGGGATTTGACTTCCCGGTCATCGCCGCTCAACTGGGCGTGGTTCTGGACAGAGAATTCAGGCATGTTGACCTATGTCCCCAGTGCTGGAAGGCTGGTCTCTGGGGCGGTCAAAAAGCGGTTGAGCAAACGCTGGGACTCAAGAGAACCCTGCCCGGCAGGGATGGCGCATGGGCTGACAAAGCCTGGAAGCAATGGGAAGCGTCCAAAGACGAGCGTTACCTGAAGGAGTTGCTGGCTTATAACAAAGAAGATGTCTTTATGCTGCGCGGAATCGAAGAAGCACTTAAGAAGCGGTAGCGGATAGTGGAAACAGGGCCCCCATGCGCGCTCTGATTTCATTCGTCATCGCCTTGGTCATCGCTTTCGGCATCTATCGCCTTTACCTTACCCGAGTGCAACCGGAGGGTCACGGAACGGCACCCACTCAGGCCATCACGATTACCGGCGTGCAGAACGACCTGCTCGCCATCGCCCAGGCCGAGCGACTCTACCTCGCTGAACACGGGTCGTATGCCTCGCTCGAGGAGCTGATTTCGAGCGGCGCACTCTTGATGCAGAAGCCCGGCCGCGAGGGTTACACTTACTCCGTTGAAACCAGCGCCAACAGCTTTACCGTTACCGCCCGCTACTCCGGCCCGCCCGGGCAGCGTTACCCTACGCTCGCCATTGACCAGACCATGCAAATCCTGCGGTTGGACTAAGCGGTCACAGGAGGAAGCCATGAAGAGAAACCTGG contains:
- a CDS encoding sigma-54 dependent transcriptional regulator; translated protein: MNRAQTKILIAEDEENAREGLAALISQWGYAPMSAADGLDALQKYEESSPAVIIADYQMPRLDGLELLRRLVDDLHHKVEVIVLTGHGTEDLELEAIERGAFYYVEKPLERFQQVKLRTLVDRAVEGLRNRQVIELQTIELRDAGKLGKMVGHSKCMQEILGLIHIIAPSTASVLITGESGTGKELVARTLHELSPRHDKPFVAINCAAVPETLIESEIFGHEKGAFTGATERRVGCFELAQEGTLLLDEIAEMPIATQAKLLRVLEDNKIRPLGSKTERHVNVRVLAATNKEPDQAVRSGHLRQDLFYRLNVIRVHVPPLREHKEDLPDLIEHLIRQLNQKHNHQVRGVATDVADLFRSYNWPGNIREVRNVLERAVVVCKPGEGLITRNHLPPDFCRPQRPGAGDLEQLRFPPGTTVEQAERALIYQTLSTTNNNKTRAAELLGISLKTLHNKLKEYESQSQN
- a CDS encoding ATP-binding protein, which encodes MRASLKTEFTLAASLLVLAIAAVLSALWARNLTQTLVRQTHERAQLVAQQVFDQARLALHSSPERPRSTEPEEMRRYLRAVFENDAGMQAALTSSVDYWKALDEIAICDSAGVVLASNLPEKVGRVEPRRTEFRDIAEAGWLTQARAIYQRGTFFQVTYPLTLNRQPFGEIRVGLSGTFLNSQLIPQLQTTLGWALVAVLAATLVSSVGSRLALAPLARISQQLDGMSRGEFQTLRLDRTDELGQVSSQIDRLGQELSTYRTGYRSLKDNVDQIMTGLQEGLMLFSRDGRAIMVSPSVEKFLGVKPEALLRRSIQEIFPQGSSVARALGLPQPDLSPVENLEVELEGNPPHRAALSVQIIAERGEKLGALVTLRDLESIERLGSQFEITERLAAISRVTAGVAHEVKNPLNAMSLHLGQLRRKLPPDGNTAQHLQVLENEISRLNRAVDTFRNFTRPVELHLVDTDLHGLVMEVFALARPQAEAGRISIAVEQPQSLPLVRVDRDLLKQALLNLVLNGCQAMPGGGTLTISLRRDDHHVEILVKDTGAGIPPEDRKKIFQLFFSTKPGGSGIGLANTFRVVQLHNGSIDFNSEVGRGTTFRLRLPPR
- a CDS encoding zinc ribbon domain-containing protein — protein: MAQVTQTTGIREKTQERYWEAPQLEDKIVSVPPKLVCPSCQTESLPQAFFCYYCGRPLHAEKAQFFEAHTRLVLGRRVMAFLMGALAFVLVAWAVPSLASDWFMDWQQAHFWKTEWLLASILTLLVAVLIELLELRRR
- the thiO gene encoding glycine oxidase ThiO, with protein sequence MTPDVLIVGGGIISGAVAYELACAGAKVLILERSQAGREASWAAGGMLAPTSETFHDLPLLPFALESMLLYPDFLARVQNDSRIEVDYRTEGTLLIALNAAEAARLEQAARMLASQKLAGQMLSGEEARQLEPALAREVCSALLLPKDHQVDNRRLTEAVFVAAQKRGARLRERATVETIVVEHGRAVAVKTAGERVAAAKILVAAGCWSATLGPECARLAPTKPIRGQMLALKMARPCLSRVIRGAVYLVPGKHGRVVVGSTVEDVGFDKSTTPEALSRLRASAEEIVPGLREAEIAESWAGLRPDSPDHLPILGACDIENLFLATGHYRNGILLAPATARAMVELILRGSSSIPIETFSPLRFR
- a CDS encoding SagB/ThcOx family dehydrogenase, which encodes MTRYLNRALLENETPGAADLIRDQNHETDRLFAYHEATKHSYVSVRSSAHFLDWRNQPDPFRVYHGVPTIPLGSPQPLPEVGTFATISSLAQPRTMTPPITLQLLNALLHHSMAISAWKQVPETNFRYSLRVNPSSGNLHPTETHVVVGASPDFPLPRNIGAKASGSANSELEEGLYHYRVLDHALERRSRGPWAAKLADVCSIEWLAGAPLIVLLTSILWREAWKYRDRAYRYCCHDLGHAAMSLLCAARALGLGGVWLSHFPDLELACALGLESSDEAPMAVLVFGVEPRSAGTPPTNKTHDSFVEPPGGVANELSDEEVPYYLLLGMHRSTLLPPSEPLPVPPALSPSRASPDSLSLAETPSRDLPLGMIARRRRSALDFDPETQPMEAADLGVILRHATADFRADFRGNLFGGKGSDLVQLYLYVHRVRGILSGVYRYHAAEPAAAGLEPMHLGDVQRAAAYLSLEQPLAGHACVAFSLVADLEAAARAFGNRGYRYAHFEAGAIGQRLYLGAEATGWNSTGIGAFYDDDVHRFLNLEPSAGQVIYHFAIGRAVPDPRLTVPEN
- a CDS encoding ribonuclease H-like domain-containing protein; this encodes MKTAYLDIETSYTGRLSYPQLCDDHKNHKITVIGVRILDGGNDSFVQLVGKEAYKEKLINALGGVDRIVTYNGRSIPDTVKHHTGFDFPVIAAQLGVVLDREFRHVDLCPQCWKAGLWGGQKAVEQTLGLKRTLPGRDGAWADKAWKQWEASKDERYLKELLAYNKEDVFMLRGIEEALKKR